TCCGGACCCGGCGGCCGATGCCATCGTGCGCGCCTGCCCCGGCGCGACCCGACCGGGCGCCGCGCCCGGGCTTCGTCCGCGATAAAACTTCAGATTGTGTCATTCCGCACATCACAACCCTCGGCTAGGGTCTAGCGTCTCCCCAAGCGCGGCCGATCCGCCCTCTGGGCTCGCCGCCGAGATCCCCGCCCGTCGAAGGGCGGCCCCACCGACTGCAAGCCGTCTCCCGCTTCGCGCGGGCAGGTGCAACCCCTGTCGGGCCGCCGCGGCGCGCCGCCTGCGGCCCGGCACGCAACGCTCGGAGGCTGACATGCCGAAGGACATCGCGGTCGTATCCTACAACCTCAACACCGCCTCGAGCCTGACCCAGGACGCGGTGGTCTTCCGGGACACCTTGAACGCCAACGGCTACTCGGCGGAGCTGATCCACCAGTGGGCCTTCCGGGAGCCCAGCGAAGCCGACTTCAAGCGGGAGCACGACTGGGAACGCTACGACGGCGTCGTGATCTGCAACTTCTACGACTTCTGGAACCTGCGCGAGCTGATCCGCTCGGGCCGGCCGGTGGTCCTGGCCAACATCGGCTACGTCGACGACCTCGGCCTGGGCGAGCGGTTGCAGGAGCACGTCTCGGAGGACGACTTCGAGGTCGTCGACGCTGTCCATCCCATCACCGCCGGGGCGGGCGTGCCGGCCGGGTCGCTCGACATCGGCAGCGCGGTCTGGCTCGACTCGACCTCGACCCACAATCACCACGTCGACGTGCTGGTCACGACCCTGGCCAACCGCGCGGTCCTGGCCGCCCACAAGGACCGCCCGCTGGTCTACTTCGGCTGGTACCGCATGTCCCAGGCCTCGACCGGCAGCGCCCTCTTCGACCTCCTGGTCCAGAGCGCCAACTGGGCCTTCTCCGGCCCCTGAGCGGCGGCGCTGAGATCTCCCTCCCCCTTGTGGGGGAGGGTGGGGAGGGGGGCTGCCGGCCAGGAACCCGAACAGCGGAGAGGTCGCGCGGCCAGCGCCTCGTAGCGGCCTCGCCACGTCGGCCGCCCTTCGTAGGCCAGGAGCCCGTCAGTTTTCTGGAGACACTGCACCCATTTCTGATGTCCCGGAGCTGGCCGCCTTAGACTGCGGGCGACGCCGTCCGGATTCCTTCGTCCTGGAATGTACTCTTGCCAAGTCGCGGGTCTGCCGGTCAAAGAAGGCGAACCAAAGCTAAGGAAACAAGCATACTGTCCCCCTAGTTCGCAGGCTGCTGCGAGTCCTTACAAGAAGCAGGAGCGTGAAACAGAGCAAGATAGGATAAAAGTCCCAAGGCTCGTTGAAGCTCGGTCTCGCCAAGTGGATCCTAACAAGAAACAGCCAACGGAAAATTTGAAGTCCTGAAGCTCTTCGTAAGCCGAAAACACTATTGATGTCCTTGCTCTTCTCGGGCTAGTTGTATTCAATACCTGAGGCGAGACAACAACAACACATTATGCGGAATGCAATGCAAGAGGAGTTTATTCCGTCATCCACGATCCATAGTGAGCTTGCAGGAAAGCTGAACTTCGCTTGCCATCAGAGCGCGTTCTCGTTCTTGCGAGATTTGCGAATCGAGAACGACGATTTGGAAGCTCGCTTGGATGACGTTCTGGTAACACTAACATCAGATCCAGGCTTCTTGGTCCCCAAGTCCTGGCGACTGGATCGGATTGCACCGAATGGGTCAGTATCGGTCAAGGACCGCGATCTCAAGCTGAACGGGGGATTTCTTCTCGACCTGACAGAAGCTATACGCGGGACGGTTACGATCTCAGTAGAGAAAGGCGGGCTAGTTATCGCGGAGGAGACAAAGCCCGTTGAACTGCTCGCATACAATGAATGGGGTGGCGCCGGATACATGCCGGAACTGCTCGCTGCCTTCTCAATACCAAACGATCCAGCTGTGGATCGTGTTCTGCACGACGCCACCATGGTTCTACGCAGGGCGGGCAAGCCAGATAGGATTGACGGCTATCGATCAGGCAGCCGACAGCGTGTTTGGGAGATTGCGTCGGCCATATACACGGCAATTGCCAACCTCGGCATTAGCTACGCGGTGCCGCCAGCTAGCTTCGAAGAGAACGGACAGAAAATCAGGCTTCCAGGCCAAGTTCTCGATGGTCGAGTCGCTACGTGCCTCGATACTACGATGCTCTTCGCATCAGCGCTGGAACAAGCTGGCTTGAACACAATCGTAGCCATGCCCAACGAGCACGCGATTGTGGGCGTTTGGTTGCAACCTGAAGAGCTTGCTACGATTGTTATTGATGAGGCGGAAACGCTGCGAAAGCGAATCCAGCTTAAGGAGTTAGTTTTCATCGAAACGACCCTTGTCACTAGTCATCCCGCACCGCCGTTCTCTAGAGCGGTAATAACCGCGGCTGAGACTATAACTCCTGACAAGGACAGCACCTTCAATTCAGCTGTCGACATTCGCAGGGCAAGGGCGCATAAAATCAATCCTTTAGGCTTAAGGATTGCTGACTCCACTGGTGTTGCCCAAGCAAATAAAGACCACGTTGTCCGAATGTCGCTTGAGGAAGCTCCGGCGCTTCCTGATTTCGACAACGATCCAGAAGATGAAGAAGTTGTTGATTCACCAGAAGGTCGGATTGAGCGTTGGCAACGCAAGCTCTTGGATCTGACAGCCCGCAACCCCTTGCTAAACCATAGGTCGACTAAGGCAAGCCTTCGGATCATTTGCCCACAGCCGGGACTGTTAGAAGATAAGCTTGCCGAAGGAACGAGGATTTCAATTCAGCCGGTTCCAGAGCCGTCCACAAAGGGGCAGGATCAGGAATTGCACCAGCGACGGACTGGTGAGTTAATCTCCGAGGAGTATGCCCGGGACGCATTGGAAAGAAGGCAGGTCCTAGTTGACCTATCGAAAGAGGATCTTTCCCGTCGCGCGGTCGAGATATACAGGAAAGCTCAAACAGCACTTCAGGAGGGTGGTTCAAACACGCTTTATCTGGCGCTAGGTTTCCTTCTGTGGAAACGAGATGAAAAGGACGAGCGGCGATTTCGTGCCCCGTTGATACTGCTGCCAGTAACGCTCGAGAGAAAGTCTGTCCGTAGTGGCATAAAGATGTTGGCGCACGATGACGAGCCACGATTCAATACTACACTTCTTGAGATGCTTCGTCGAGATTTTCAGATTGATATTCGGGGCTTGGACAGCGTGCTGCCACAAGATGACAGTGGGATAGATGTTGACGGTGTCTGGAATACCGTTCGTAGGGCGGTAAGAGACGCACCAGGCTTTGAAGTCGTCAATGATGTGGTTCTTGGCCACTTCTCTTTCGCGAAGTATCTAATGTGGAAGGACTTGGTAGACCGCACGGATGCGCTTCGCGAGAGCCCAATTGTAAAGCACTTGATTGATACGCCGCGGGATCCGTATCGGAGTGAAATCTCTTTCGTCCATCATGATGAAATTGATCAGAAATATAGGCCGGCTGATTTCCTGACGCCATTGCCGGCAGACGCATCTCAAATGGCTGCTATTGCGACTGCAGATTGCGGTAAGGACTTCATTGTCATTGGCCCGCCAGGAACTGGAAAGAGTCAAACGATCAGCAACCTGATTGCGCATTTTCTAGGAAAAGGTAAAACAATTCTGTTTGTTTCCGAAAAGATCGCTGCTTTAGAGGTGGTGCATAAACGCCTTAATGATATTGGCTTAGGTCAGCATTGCCTTCAGCTTCATTCCAACAAAGCTCGCAAGGCGGACGTCTTGAACCAGCTGCGCAACGCATGGTTGCCTGTGCAAGAGAAGACGGTCGACGTCTGGGAAAGGGAGGCGGAGAAGCTCCTTATTCTTCGAAACCGGCTCAATCTTGTCGTGGATCGTATGCACTTGGTGCGGCGAAACGGAATGACGGCCCATCACGCAATTGGAGTTAAAGTCCGTGATGAGGAGTTCGCTGGACGGCTAAGGTTCTCTTGGCCGAGCGCAGATCAGCACGACAAGGCTCAGTTGGACTTAATGCGCGATGCTGTAGAGAAGCTTCGTGTGCAGGTCGCGGCAGTGAGGGATGTCTCTGAAAGCCCGTTCCTACTCGTGGGAAAGGGCGATTGGTCACCCCATTGGGAAGCCCAGGTTGTTGAGAAGGCTGGCCTTCTATCCACTTCAGCCAAGGAGACAGACCAGGCTTGTGAGGCGCTTCTGAATGCTGTTGGAATTGTGGTCGCTGATCGCACCATGATGCGATTGGAAGCGTTGGGCAACCTCGCAGAGATCCTGATAGATTCTCATCGGCAACAGACTGCCTTCGCGCTCGACCCAGACGGGCCGGATCGGATCGAGGCGCTTGAAGAAGCTGTGCAGCGACTAGGGTCCTATGCCGAAGCGCAAGCGGAGCTAAGTTGTGCCTACGACCCGATGGCTTGGCGTCAGATAGATGGTGACCAAGTTCGACGCCGGTGGCACCAAGCGGAAAGGGCTTGGTGGCCAAAGAGTTTCTTTGCCCGGCGCCGGGTGATCAAGGATATGCAAGCCTCTGGCGCTCATGGACATCCAGATCCAGCGACTGATGCGGGAACGCTGGAGCGCCTGCGGATCGAGGGCGAGGCTATCGACCGCCTAGACAAAGTCCTTTCGGGCTTCAAAGACTGGAGAGGTCATACGACAAACCCAGAAGCTGTCCTCGCTCTCCAAGCTCTAGGGCAGCGGGCGCGTATTGCGGTTAGTAAGTTAGCAGACGATGCTCAAGCATTGACAGAACTGCGCGCTAAGATTCGTACTGTGCTGTATGACGGCAATGACCTGCTAGCGCAAGAAGCAATCGTCGGACGGGCAGCCGGAGCATTCTTGGCGAAGATCCAAGGGTTCCAGCGTGCGTGTGAAGCGTTCGAGGCGATCGCTGGGCAATCTGTACGAAACACGTTCGCGGCTTCGGAGAAGGCGCTAGATGCAATCAGGCAGACAGCGGACACGATTGCCGGTCGTCATGCTGAACTCCGAGATTGGTGCGGTTGGCGTCGGCGACGAACAGAGGCTTTTGACCTAGAGTTGGGTCCGTTGGTGGAAGCAATTGAGCAGGGGCGTGTGCCAACGGAAGAAATTGAGGATACCTTTGAAGCCGCCTATTGCACTTGGTGGTCGAGCGCTCTGATAGGCGAGGACGAAGTATTGCGCACTTTCTCTACGCCGGAACATGTTGCCAATATCTCGAAGTTCCGAGAGCTTGATGACCGATTTCAGGAAACAACAGCCGCGTACATTTCCGCAAAGCTAGCGGGACAGCTTCCAGGCTCCGATCAAGTGGGGCGAACTTCGTCCTGGGGAATTTTACGACATGAGCTTCAGAAGAAGAGACAGCATAAGCCAGTACGACAACTAATCGAGGAAATCCCGGATGTCCTAACTTGCCTAGCGCCTTGCCTGATGATGTCTCCCCTTTCCGTTGCGCAATACTTGCCGGCAAATCAGGCCTTGTTCGATGTCGTGGTTTTTGACGAAGCGTCGCAGATCACTGTCTGGGATGCAGTTGGCGCACTTGCACGCGGAAGGCAAGCTATCGTCGCGGGTGATCCGAAACAGATGCCGCCGACCAATTTCTTTGCTAGAGCCGATGAAGATCCAGACGGTGATGTTGATGTCGAAGGTGATCTTGAGAGTATTCTCGATGAAATGCGGGGAGCAAGCGTTCCGGAGCACACGCTAAATCTCCA
The genomic region above belongs to Kiloniellales bacterium and contains:
- a CDS encoding DUF3320 domain-containing protein → MQEEFIPSSTIHSELAGKLNFACHQSAFSFLRDLRIENDDLEARLDDVLVTLTSDPGFLVPKSWRLDRIAPNGSVSVKDRDLKLNGGFLLDLTEAIRGTVTISVEKGGLVIAEETKPVELLAYNEWGGAGYMPELLAAFSIPNDPAVDRVLHDATMVLRRAGKPDRIDGYRSGSRQRVWEIASAIYTAIANLGISYAVPPASFEENGQKIRLPGQVLDGRVATCLDTTMLFASALEQAGLNTIVAMPNEHAIVGVWLQPEELATIVIDEAETLRKRIQLKELVFIETTLVTSHPAPPFSRAVITAAETITPDKDSTFNSAVDIRRARAHKINPLGLRIADSTGVAQANKDHVVRMSLEEAPALPDFDNDPEDEEVVDSPEGRIERWQRKLLDLTARNPLLNHRSTKASLRIICPQPGLLEDKLAEGTRISIQPVPEPSTKGQDQELHQRRTGELISEEYARDALERRQVLVDLSKEDLSRRAVEIYRKAQTALQEGGSNTLYLALGFLLWKRDEKDERRFRAPLILLPVTLERKSVRSGIKMLAHDDEPRFNTTLLEMLRRDFQIDIRGLDSVLPQDDSGIDVDGVWNTVRRAVRDAPGFEVVNDVVLGHFSFAKYLMWKDLVDRTDALRESPIVKHLIDTPRDPYRSEISFVHHDEIDQKYRPADFLTPLPADASQMAAIATADCGKDFIVIGPPGTGKSQTISNLIAHFLGKGKTILFVSEKIAALEVVHKRLNDIGLGQHCLQLHSNKARKADVLNQLRNAWLPVQEKTVDVWEREAEKLLILRNRLNLVVDRMHLVRRNGMTAHHAIGVKVRDEEFAGRLRFSWPSADQHDKAQLDLMRDAVEKLRVQVAAVRDVSESPFLLVGKGDWSPHWEAQVVEKAGLLSTSAKETDQACEALLNAVGIVVADRTMMRLEALGNLAEILIDSHRQQTAFALDPDGPDRIEALEEAVQRLGSYAEAQAELSCAYDPMAWRQIDGDQVRRRWHQAERAWWPKSFFARRRVIKDMQASGAHGHPDPATDAGTLERLRIEGEAIDRLDKVLSGFKDWRGHTTNPEAVLALQALGQRARIAVSKLADDAQALTELRAKIRTVLYDGNDLLAQEAIVGRAAGAFLAKIQGFQRACEAFEAIAGQSVRNTFAASEKALDAIRQTADTIAGRHAELRDWCGWRRRRTEAFDLELGPLVEAIEQGRVPTEEIEDTFEAAYCTWWSSALIGEDEVLRTFSTPEHVANISKFRELDDRFQETTAAYISAKLAGQLPGSDQVGRTSSWGILRHELQKKRQHKPVRQLIEEIPDVLTCLAPCLMMSPLSVAQYLPANQALFDVVVFDEASQITVWDAVGALARGRQAIVAGDPKQMPPTNFFARADEDPDGDVDVEGDLESILDEMRGASVPEHTLNLHYRSRRESLIAFSNSRYYDNSLVTFPAPVNPDLGVRLIRPDGFYARGKARHNEGEAKAIVAEVLRRLAHHDSEVRDLSIGVVTFNSEQQTLIENLLDEARSRNPDIEWAFASESTLEPVFVKNLETVQGDERDVILFSITYGPDQSNHVTMNFGPLNREGGERRLNVAMTRARSEMTVFSTLDPARIDLSRTQARAVADLKHFLEYAERGPSALGTSVYGSIGDFESPFESAVASALRDKGWQVHPQIGVSAYRIDLGVVDPDEPGTYLAGVECDGAMYHSSSFARERDKIRQSVLEGLGWNLFRIWSTDWWTNKEKSLEVLHDALQERLEADRTMRREQAEAEAERLNSAEESAVGALAAADDGERTEAELIDPLPNEDADFPVGSELEANSQERNLRMLAEKGSQQHHMNSPNFQFGFSDDVFTDHANIYLATQFDGGKYVAEPGAFYGQEYSRRLSAMIDHVIDSEGPIHEDVLVRRIARHHGFQRSGRQIRESIVGLAKRRRGRTKENVGLFFWPKGTVKDRIAPARHKNRDEEMRKVEYICVEELKAIRRACACSDPVEFARCLGIARLSSASRRRLEMVIRKDKA